Sequence from the Brevundimonas sp. SGAir0440 genome:
CACCGTCCATCGCGCCTCGGACATCCAGCAGGTGCTGCGCCTGGCGCGTGAGGAAGGGATCAAGCTGATCCTGGATGGCGCCGAGGAAGGCTGGCTGGTCGCCGGAGACATCGCCGCCGCCGGCGTGCCGGTGCTGCTGAATCCCATTTCCAACCTGCCCAGCGATTTCGAGATGCGGGCGGCGCGGGCCGAAAATGCGGCGGCCCTGAATGCGGCGGGTGTCTTGATCGCCATCAAGGGCAACGAGGGTTCGACCCACCGCGCCCGCGAGGCCCGCTACAACGCCGGCAACGCCGTCTCGCACGGACTGCCCTACGGCGCCGCCATCGCCGCCCTGACGGTCAATCCGGCCAGGATCTTCGGCATGGCCGGCCAGTTCGGCCAGATCGCGCCGGGCGCAGCGGGTGACGTGGTGGTTTGGTCTGGCGATCCGCTGGAGCCGCTGAGCCAGCCGTCGGCCGTCTTCGTCAATGGCGTCGAACAGCCCCTGACCAGCCGTCCGCTGATGCTGCGCGACCGCTATCGCCAACAGACGCCGATGCCGCCGGCGTATCGCAACTGAGGACCGTTTCGGTCTGAACGGAAAGGGCGGGGCCGCACGGTCCCGCCCTTTTTGGTTGGGGCGCTGTGCGAACTCACTATGCTGGGCCTCAAATAGCGCGAAGCGCGATAGGCCCGACCAAGTATGCCCACGGTTCTCTACATCGACGCCGACGCCTGCCCTGTGAAGGAAGAGGTGTATCGCGTCGCCCGCCGCTATGGGCTGAAGACCTATGTCGTCTCCAACACCTGGATGCAGGTTCCGCGCGAGGCGCTGATCGAACAGGTGGTGGTGGACGCCGGCCCCGACATCGCCGACGATTGGATCGCCGAGCGGGCGACCGTGGGCGATGTGGTGATCACTGCCGACATTCCTCTGGCCGACCGCTGTCTGAAGTCGGGCGCCCAGGCGCTGAAGTCGAACGGACAGCCCTTCACCCCGGACTCCATCGGATCGGCCCTTGCCGGACGGATGGTGGGCGAGCATTTGCGGTCGATGGGCGTGGCGACATCCGGTCCGCCGCCGTTTTCGGCCGCCGATCGTTCGCGTTTCTTGCAGGCCTTGGATCAGGCTGTGGTCAAGGCGCGCAAGGCGGCGACATGACCACCGTCATCCCCGAGGACGAGCTGGAGTTTCACTTCTACCGCGCGGGCGGTCCGGGCGGGCAGAACGTCAACAAGGTCTCGACCGCCGTCCAGATGCGGTTCGACGTGAAGAACTCGACGTCGCTGACCGATGCGGTCAAGGCGCGGCTGATGAAGCTGGCCGGCAGTCGGCTCACGCTGGAAGGCGTGATCCTGATTACCGCCGTGCGTCATCGCACCCAGGAGCGCAATCGCGCCGACGCCATCGAACGGCTTCAGGCCATGGTCGACGAGGCCTCGATCCGCCCCGTCTATCGCGTGCCGACACGCCCGACCAAGGCGTCCAAGGAACGCCGCCTCAAGGCCAAGACGAACCGCGCCTCGATCAAGTCCGGGCGCGGCAAGCCTTCGCTGGACTGACGGTCAGCGCTCGGCCGGGCGGAACAGCAGGGCGGCGATCTTGTCCTCGGCGTCGAAGCCGATCAGCCATTCGGTGACCTGATTGTCGAAGGTGACCCTGAACATCTGGGCCTCGCCTTCCTGCTTGACGTACTCGACCGTCTTGACGGCGCCGAAGCCCTTGATCAGCGGGACCACCTGGGCCTCCTGCTGACGGATCTGGGTTCCGAGACCCGTCGTGAAATCCGAATAGTCGAAGCCGGTCCCCTGAGCGCCGGCGATCACGGCGCGCAGCGCCTCCTCCGAACGGGCGATGTCGGGAGCCTGGGCGACGGACGCCGTTGCGGGGGCAGCGGCGGATCGGGCTTGAGGCGCTGCGGTTTGAGCCGGGCGGTCGAAGGCGTTCGGCACAGCGCCGGCGGCGGCGGCCTGGGCCAAGGCGGGCACGGGCGCCAGCAGCACGGCGGCTGCGATAGCGGTCTTCATCAGGGTCGGCTTCATAGCGAAAGCTCCGGTCAGGTCAGATAGGGCCAGAGCGAAAGGCCCAGGGCCGCCAGGGCCGCGATGACCGCGACCGTGACTGAAGCCGCCACCCAAGCCGGAGTTCCCGACTTTTCGATGACCACCGCCGCCGGGCGCGGAGGCTCCTGAACCAAGCGCGAGATGGCGCGGGCGGCGGCGATCATTTCGTTGATCGCATCACGCGCCTGGGCCTGCGGTCCCAGTTCGCGGCGGATCCAGCGTTCGACCACCGGCTGGGCGGCCTTCCACAGATCGTGATCGGGTTGCAGCCGGCGCGCCACGCCCTCGACAGAGACCATGGTCTTTTGCAGCAGGATCAGTTCGGGCCGCAGCCGCATGTCGAACAGGGCGGTGATCTCGAACAACTGGCCCAGGAGCCGGCCCATCGACACTTGGCTGGCGGCGCGGCCGATCACCGGTTCGCCGACGGCGCGCAGGGCCTGGGCGAAGGTCTCCACCGAGTGGTGCGGCGGGACGTAGCCGGCCTCGAAATGCACGCGCGAAATCCGGTCGTAGTCGCGGCTGATGAAGCCCCACAGAATCTCCGCCAGATAGCGCCGCTCGGCCGGGCCCAAACGTCCGACGATGCCGAAGTCGATGGCGGTCAGATGCGCCGGCGCGCTGGCGAACAGATTGCCCTCGTGCAGATCGGCGTGAAACACCCCGTGGTCCAATGCCTGAACCAGGAAGGCGCGCACGACATTGTCGGCCAGCTGATCCGTGTCGATGCCCGGCAGGTCCGTAAGCGCCGGATCCGTCATGGGCACGCCCTGCGCCCACTCCAGCGTCAGCACGCGCTTGCCCACCCCGTCCCAGATCACGGCCGGGGCGGACATATATCCGTCCTTGGCGAGCACCTCGGCCATCTCGCTGGCGGCGGCGGCCTCCAGCCGCATGTCCAGCTCCAGATCCAGCGAGTTGGCGATGGTCTCGACAAAGGCGGACGGCTCCAGCCGCCGCGCCATCGGCACGAGCCGCCAGACGAGCCGCGCGGCCAGCCGCATCGAGTCCAGGCCATTGGCGACCCGCCGCTCGACGCCCGGCCGCAGCACCTTGACCGCGACGGCCCGCCCATCGGCCAGGGTCGCGCGGTGCGCCTGGGCCAGGGAGGCGGCAGCGACCGGCGGGCTGAGGTCGATGAACAGGCTTTCGGCCGGCCGACCCAGCGACTTCTCGATCTCGCGTCGCGCCTCTTCCAGCGAAAAGGGCGGCAGGGCGTCCTTCAACCGGCCAAGGTCGCGCGCGAACTCCAGCCCGAAGATGTCGGCGCGCGTGGCCAGAACCTGCCCCAGTTTGATCGCCACAGGGCCCAGATGCTCGAACGCTTTGCCCAGCCTCTGGCCCGGCCGACCCTGACGCCCGGCGCGACCTGAAAACAGTTGCACGAACCGGGCGAACGGCCGCGTCCAGGCCGGCAGAAGAGGCGTGACCTCGCGCGGGATCAGGGCGTCATGACGCGCCAGAACCCACAGCCAGCCCAGCAGGCGCAGGAAGGACGCAACCGGGTTCTGGACCGCGACCGTCGCGGGCGGCGGCGGAGCCGTGCGATAGATCCGGCTGGTCAGATCGCCCACCCGTGATGGATGGCGGCGATCCCGCCCGACAGATTGGTCACGGACACGCGGCGGAAGCCGGCGTCCTCGATCATGGCCTTGAACGTATTCTGATCGGGGAAGCGACGGATGCTCTCGACCAGATACTGATAGCTGTCGCGATCCTTGGCGACCCAGCCGCCGATGCGCGGAATGGCGTGGAAGGACCAGGCGTCATAGACCTTGCGGATCGGCATGGTGGTGGGGCGCGAAAACTCCAGGCACAGGAACCGACCGCCTGGCTTCAGCACCCGACGCGCCTCGGCCAGGGCCTTGTCGATATGGGCCACGTTGCGGATGCCGAAACTGATCGAATAGGCGTCGACCGAGGCGTCCGGCAGCGGCAGGTTCATCGCATCGCCGACGCTCCACTGCATCTCCGGTTCGCCGCCCTTCTGGACGCCCGCCAGGATCATCTCGGCGTTGTAGTCCAGCACGATAACCTTGGCGTCCTCGCCCCCGCGCCGCTCCTGGGCTGCGCGCGCCATCTTGGAATAGCGCCGCGCCATGTCGCCGGTGCCGCCCGCGACGTCCAGAATGGTCTCGCCCGGACGCGGGTTCAGCTTGGCGGCGGCGATGTCCTTCCAGATGCGGTGGACGCCGACGCTCATCAGGTCGTTCATCACATCGTAGTTCGAGGCGACGGAATCGAAGACCCCGCGCACCATCTTGACCTTCTCGCGCGCATCCACGTCGCGAAAGCCGAAGGAGGAACGATCACCCGACGAATGCGGGCCGTGGGAGGAGGCGTCGGTCATAGTCGTCGTCTAGCGCGTCGCAGCGCCCCCGTCACCCGATGAGACACCCGATCAGGCCGCTTCGGGCTGCGGCAGCTTCAAATCCCTCATCACGTCGCGCATCAGGCCGTAACAGCCGCACGACGCCGCCTCCAGGCCGTCACGATCCAGCACCTTGACCCAGCCGCGCCCCCGCTGGATCAGCGACTTGCGCTCCAGCACCGTGCCGACCTCGGACACCGTGGCGCGACGCACGCCCAGCATGCCGGCGATATCGGCCTGGGTCAGGTCGATCCGGTCATCCTCGGCCCGGTCGTGAAGCATCAAAAGCCAGCGGGCCAATCGTTCGTCCAGCCGATGTTGGGCGTTGCAGGCGGCCGCCTGCTGCACCTGCGCCATCAAGCCTTCGGTGAAGCGCGACAGGGCCGAGCGCAGCGTCTCGCTGTCTTCCAGCGCCTCGCCGAACACCTCGGCCGAGCAATAGGCTGCGATCCCGTCGCGTTGGGAAATGGCGCGGCTGGCCGCGCGCGCATTGAAGGGTCCGCAGGTCACGCCGATCAGGCCTTCGCGCCCGATGGCCGCCGTCTCCACCATCTTGTCATCCGGCAGGATGGTCATCAGCGACACCACGCCCTTGATCGGAAACCAGACCTGATCGACCGCCTCGCCGGCGTCATAAAGCATCTGGCCGCGTGTGATCTCGCGCTCTTTCAAATGCGGTTCGATCCGCTTGCGGTCGGCCGCATCCAGGGCGGCGATCCAGAGATTTTCCATCCTAACCCCGCTGGCGACCGATGACGCCGAAGAGCGACGATCATTGCTCGATCAATGCACAAGCTTGACCATGGGTTCCCTGGACGAAATCCGTACGGCTTCGCCGCTTGCCGCCACCCATCAGGCGCCCTACGCAAAATGGAAAAAGAGGAAACGCGATGACCGACACACGGCTTGACGTAGCGGAAACGCTGAAGGATTTGCCCGCCTGGCGTGCGCATGACGGCGATCGCCCGGCCATCACGCGGACGCTGAAGTTCGCGGATTTCAACGCCGCCTTCGGCTTCATGACCCGCGTCGCCCTGGTGGCCGACAAGATGGACCACCATCCCGAATGGTCGAATGTCTACGACCGCGTCGAAATCCTGCTCACCACCCACGACGCTGATGGCGTGACGGACAAGGACGTGACCCTCGCCCGCTTCATTGACGACGCCGCGGCCGGCATGGGGGTGAAGTCGTGAGCGGCGCCGCGCGTTCCGGCCGTGTCGCCGGCAAGACGGCCCTGATCACCGGCGCGGCCGGCGGCCTGGGCGAGGCCATGGCCTTCATGCTGGCCCGCGAAGGCGCCCGCGTCGCCGTCACCGACATCGACGCCGCTCGCGCCCGGACCCTGGCGAGCCGGATCAATGCGGAAATACCGACCGCCGCCTTCGCCTATGCCCACGACGTCGCCAGTGAGGCCGAATGGGAAGGCGTGATCGCCGCCGCCGTCGCCGATCTCGGCGGCCTGTCGGTGCTGGTCAACAACGCCGGCGTTGGCGGCCCGCTGGCCTTCGTCGAACAGGACACGGTCGAGAACTGGCAGCGTCAGTACGAGATCAATCTCCGCTCCATCATGCTGGGGGCCAAACACGCCATGCCGCATCTGCGCGCCTCGGCGCCGGCCTCGATCATCAACATTTCCTCGATCGCAGGGCTCGCGGCGGCCCCCGGCATGGGCGCCTACAACGCCACCAAGGCGGCGGTCTGGATGTACACCAAGACCCTGGCGCTGGAGGCCGCCAAGGCCGAATGGAACGTGCGCTGCAACTCGGTCCATCCCGTCTTCATCAAGACGCCGATCCTGGATCCCTTCATCGCCATGGCCGGTGGCGATGAGGACAAGGCGCACGAGCGCCTCGCGCGGGGCATCCCCCTGAAGCGGATCGGCGAACCCGACGACGTCGCCTATTGCGTTCTCTATCTGGCGTCCGACGAATCCAAATTCGTCACGGGGTCCGAGTTCAAGATCGACGGCGGCATGACGGCGCAGTAGGGCGCGAGCGCCCTACTGCATTCTTTTTGGGCCTATCGCGCTTCGCGCTGCTTGAGGCCGTTGACCTTCCTTGTTGGTGATTGATGGCAGCCATCCGGTCGTCATCCGCGCATTCGGGATTGAGGCCGCTTGCGCCATGCTGTAAGCGGCCTTTTCCGGCGTCGCGCCGGCCGACGCACCCGTAGCTCAGCTGGATAGAGTGCTGCCCTCCGAAGGCAGAGGTCACAGGTTCGAATCCTGTCGGGTGCGCCATTTTCCCCTTCAAGATAGTCCACGACTCTTCTCCGGCCGGCGGCGCCCGTAGAGACACGTTCGACACAAAATCGTCGTCGGGTTCTTGATTGCGCAAAGCCTATGTGACGTTATCTCGTAACAAGTCACTTCCTCCCCAGGCTGAGAGTTTTTCCATGCGTCCCTCAAGCGTCTCGCGATCCCTGCTCATGGCGGCCGCAGGCTCCACGATTCTGGCCGGCGCCGCCGCCGCGCAGTCGGTCCCGCAAGCCCCGACGGAGTTGGGCGATATCATCGTGACGGGCGCGCCCTATGGCATCAGCCAGCGAGCCTCGGTGATCGCGACGGACGTGGTGGACGAGCAGACCTTGGCCACGGCGCCGGCGGCCTCGCTGGGTGACATGCTGAGCGGGCGTCCGGGCATCCGTTCGACCGACTTCGCGCCCGGCGCCAGCCGACCCGTCATTCGCGGCCTCAGCGGGCCGCGCGTCCAGGTGCTGACCAACGGTATCGGCCTGATCGACGCGAGCTCTGTCTCGCCTGACCACGCCGTGGCCACCGATCCGGCCGAGGCCAATCGTATCGAGATCATCCGCGGCCCCGCGACGCTGGTCTATGGCGGTTCGGCCATCGGCGGCGTGGTCAATGTTCTGGACGACCGCATCCCCACCGAAATCCCCGAGGGCGGCGTGTCCGGCGTCGTCTCCACCCAGGCCTCCAGCGTCGATGACGGCCGCAGCGCCTTCGGGCGCGTGACCGTCGGCAGTGGGAACTTCGCCTTCAACGTCGATGGCGTGAAGCGCAAGACCGACGACTACGACATCCCGGCCCCAGCCATTTCCGCCAGGCGCGCCGCCGCCGAAGGCCTCGCGCGCGAGGACACCGGAACCCAGCCCAACAGCTATACCGATCTGGCAGCCTGGGGCATCGGCGGGTCCTACATCGGCGACAAGGGCTTCGCCGGCGTCTCCTACAAGAACACCGACAGCGAATACGGCACGGTCGCCGAGGAGTCGGTCTTCATCAAGCTGAACCAGAAGCGCTGGGACGCGCGCGGCGAATACCGTTTCGACAGCGGGCCCTTCTCGGCCCTTCGCGGCTCCTACGGCCATGCCGACTATACTCACACCGAGTTCGAGGCCGTGGGCGAGCCGGGCACCATCTTCAACTCCGACGGCTGGGAAGGCCGTGCGGACCTGATCCAGCGCGAACGCAACGGCTGGAACGGCGCCGTCGGGGTTCAGGCCCTGTCGCGCAACTTTGAAGCCATCGGCGAGGAGGCCTTCGTGCCCAGCGTCAAGATCGACGAACTGGGCCTCTATACGGTGCAGCGCCTGGACCTCGGCAACCATGGTTTCGAGGGCGGCCTGCGTTATGACCGGCGCGAACTCAGCGGCACGCCCATAGGGGGCGCGAGCGAAGTCACGCGCGAATTCGACAACTGGTCGGCGTCCGCCGCCGCCTTCATCCGCCCGACCGCCGGCCTGTTCCTGGGCCTAAGCCTGGCCCACAACGAGCGCGCGCCCAGCGAGGTCGAACTGTTCGCCGATGGCGTTCACATCGCCACCGCCGCCTACGAGACCGGCGACCTGACGCTGAACTCCGAGAAGGTGACGACGCTGGAAGGCACCGCCCACTATGATCGCGGCCGGTTCACCGGCGATCTGCACGTCTATCACTCCTGGTACAACGGTTTCATCGACGAACGGCCAACGGGCAACCAGTTCTATTTCGAGGAAGAGGACGACTTCTTCCCCATCTATCGGTTCGTCCAGACTGACGCCAAATTCTATGGCTTCGAGCTGGAAGGCGCCTATGCGCTTTGGCAGGACGGCGATCGCAAACTGTCGCTGGAAGGCGCGGCCGACTATGTCCACGCCCAGACGGACTTCGGCCCTGCCGCGCGGATCCCGCCCTACTCCGTCACCGGACGCCTGGCCTGGACAT
This genomic interval carries:
- a CDS encoding 4a-hydroxytetrahydrobiopterin dehydratase gives rise to the protein MTDTRLDVAETLKDLPAWRAHDGDRPAITRTLKFADFNAAFGFMTRVALVADKMDHHPEWSNVYDRVEILLTTHDADGVTDKDVTLARFIDDAAAGMGVKS
- the ubiB gene encoding 2-polyprenylphenol 6-hydroxylase, translated to MGDLTSRIYRTAPPPPATVAVQNPVASFLRLLGWLWVLARHDALIPREVTPLLPAWTRPFARFVQLFSGRAGRQGRPGQRLGKAFEHLGPVAIKLGQVLATRADIFGLEFARDLGRLKDALPPFSLEEARREIEKSLGRPAESLFIDLSPPVAAASLAQAHRATLADGRAVAVKVLRPGVERRVANGLDSMRLAARLVWRLVPMARRLEPSAFVETIANSLDLELDMRLEAAAASEMAEVLAKDGYMSAPAVIWDGVGKRVLTLEWAQGVPMTDPALTDLPGIDTDQLADNVVRAFLVQALDHGVFHADLHEGNLFASAPAHLTAIDFGIVGRLGPAERRYLAEILWGFISRDYDRISRVHFEAGYVPPHHSVETFAQALRAVGEPVIGRAASQVSMGRLLGQLFEITALFDMRLRPELILLQKTMVSVEGVARRLQPDHDLWKAAQPVVERWIRRELGPQAQARDAINEMIAAARAISRLVQEPPRPAAVVIEKSGTPAWVAASVTVAVIAALAALGLSLWPYLT
- a CDS encoding TonB-dependent receptor — translated: MRPSSVSRSLLMAAAGSTILAGAAAAQSVPQAPTELGDIIVTGAPYGISQRASVIATDVVDEQTLATAPAASLGDMLSGRPGIRSTDFAPGASRPVIRGLSGPRVQVLTNGIGLIDASSVSPDHAVATDPAEANRIEIIRGPATLVYGGSAIGGVVNVLDDRIPTEIPEGGVSGVVSTQASSVDDGRSAFGRVTVGSGNFAFNVDGVKRKTDDYDIPAPAISARRAAAEGLAREDTGTQPNSYTDLAAWGIGGSYIGDKGFAGVSYKNTDSEYGTVAEESVFIKLNQKRWDARGEYRFDSGPFSALRGSYGHADYTHTEFEAVGEPGTIFNSDGWEGRADLIQRERNGWNGAVGVQALSRNFEAIGEEAFVPSVKIDELGLYTVQRLDLGNHGFEGGLRYDRRELSGTPIGGASEVTREFDNWSASAAAFIRPTAGLFLGLSLAHNERAPSEVELFADGVHIATAAYETGDLTLNSEKVTTLEGTAHYDRGRFTGDLHVYHSWYNGFIDERPTGNQFYFEEEDDFFPIYRFVQTDAKFYGFELEGAYALWQDGDRKLSLEGAADYVHAQTDFGPAARIPPYSVTGRLAWTSTRFDASAEVRHVGEQDRVANEFELPTDDYTLVNASVAVRPFAQQNVTLFAEARNLTDEEAREHVSFLKDIAPLPGRNLRVGVAYRF
- the arfB gene encoding alternative ribosome rescue aminoacyl-tRNA hydrolase ArfB — protein: MTTVIPEDELEFHFYRAGGPGGQNVNKVSTAVQMRFDVKNSTSLTDAVKARLMKLAGSRLTLEGVILITAVRHRTQERNRADAIERLQAMVDEASIRPVYRVPTRPTKASKERRLKAKTNRASIKSGRGKPSLD
- the ubiE gene encoding bifunctional demethylmenaquinone methyltransferase/2-methoxy-6-polyprenyl-1,4-benzoquinol methylase UbiE, giving the protein MTDASSHGPHSSGDRSSFGFRDVDAREKVKMVRGVFDSVASNYDVMNDLMSVGVHRIWKDIAAAKLNPRPGETILDVAGGTGDMARRYSKMARAAQERRGGEDAKVIVLDYNAEMILAGVQKGGEPEMQWSVGDAMNLPLPDASVDAYSISFGIRNVAHIDKALAEARRVLKPGGRFLCLEFSRPTTMPIRKVYDAWSFHAIPRIGGWVAKDRDSYQYLVESIRRFPDQNTFKAMIEDAGFRRVSVTNLSGGIAAIHHGWAI
- a CDS encoding YaiI/YqxD family protein, with translation MPTVLYIDADACPVKEEVYRVARRYGLKTYVVSNTWMQVPREALIEQVVVDAGPDIADDWIAERATVGDVVITADIPLADRCLKSGAQALKSNGQPFTPDSIGSALAGRMVGEHLRSMGVATSGPPPFSAADRSRFLQALDQAVVKARKAAT
- a CDS encoding Crp/Fnr family transcriptional regulator; the encoded protein is MENLWIAALDAADRKRIEPHLKEREITRGQMLYDAGEAVDQVWFPIKGVVSLMTILPDDKMVETAAIGREGLIGVTCGPFNARAASRAISQRDGIAAYCSAEVFGEALEDSETLRSALSRFTEGLMAQVQQAAACNAQHRLDERLARWLLMLHDRAEDDRIDLTQADIAGMLGVRRATVSEVGTVLERKSLIQRGRGWVKVLDRDGLEAASCGCYGLMRDVMRDLKLPQPEAA
- a CDS encoding SDR family oxidoreductase, translated to MSGAARSGRVAGKTALITGAAGGLGEAMAFMLAREGARVAVTDIDAARARTLASRINAEIPTAAFAYAHDVASEAEWEGVIAAAVADLGGLSVLVNNAGVGGPLAFVEQDTVENWQRQYEINLRSIMLGAKHAMPHLRASAPASIINISSIAGLAAAPGMGAYNATKAAVWMYTKTLALEAAKAEWNVRCNSVHPVFIKTPILDPFIAMAGGDEDKAHERLARGIPLKRIGEPDDVAYCVLYLASDESKFVTGSEFKIDGGMTAQ